A single genomic interval of Mesoaciditoga lauensis cd-1655R = DSM 25116 harbors:
- a CDS encoding TM0106 family RecB-like putative nuclease yields MEEIETILINEEILKSFISCHRKAFLIEEEIQRNGISLPDLDDGRTFAANYVGMQLVVKVDEFVTIDGEKTAVLDIRSKTIRERHKILASFLAFIMSLNEFDMAIAIKTTEELRRIYPRKEKAERLLSSMKEVFSGPSPHPTFSFACRNCPFHNDCVKFASEKGDISMINGVGQGRKKALEKAGYSNVKEISRANPETLSKYMGISVAQAEKIVLQARSVSTSKWFLIDKNKKVPDRTTEYFFDVEKAADETYLLGVLLKTKKKTVYKYFILLEEEWEEEWENFLNFVKLHPRSPIYHYDVFDRNVIEKFGFLSHKSVKNVLNRLEDLYAIITHSFILPVRFYSLKDVARTVGFEWRLEDLNGYEAMKLLTEWKEKRDEEILEKIAMYNEDDCRALLAVKEKIGKILNSY; encoded by the coding sequence GTGGAGGAGATAGAAACGATTCTGATAAATGAAGAAATATTGAAAAGTTTCATATCATGCCATAGGAAAGCTTTTTTGATAGAAGAAGAAATTCAACGAAACGGCATTTCTTTGCCTGATTTAGATGATGGAAGAACGTTTGCAGCTAACTACGTAGGAATGCAGTTGGTTGTCAAGGTAGACGAATTTGTAACAATCGATGGTGAAAAGACGGCTGTTCTTGACATCCGATCAAAGACGATCCGAGAACGCCACAAGATTTTAGCATCGTTTTTGGCGTTTATCATGAGCTTAAATGAATTTGATATGGCTATAGCCATCAAAACTACGGAAGAATTAAGAAGAATTTACCCCCGCAAGGAAAAAGCTGAGCGTTTACTTTCAAGTATGAAGGAAGTTTTTTCAGGTCCATCGCCACATCCCACTTTTTCCTTTGCATGTAGAAATTGTCCTTTTCACAACGACTGCGTCAAATTTGCTTCAGAAAAGGGCGATATATCGATGATAAATGGGGTTGGGCAAGGAAGAAAAAAGGCCTTAGAAAAAGCGGGATACTCCAATGTGAAAGAGATTTCGCGGGCAAATCCTGAAACGCTTTCAAAATACATGGGAATAAGTGTCGCACAAGCTGAAAAGATAGTACTTCAAGCAAGATCGGTGAGCACTTCGAAATGGTTTTTGATAGATAAGAACAAGAAAGTTCCAGACCGCACAACCGAATATTTTTTCGATGTTGAGAAAGCCGCTGATGAAACATATCTTTTAGGGGTGTTGTTGAAAACCAAAAAGAAAACAGTTTACAAGTATTTCATTCTTCTGGAAGAAGAATGGGAAGAAGAATGGGAAAACTTTTTGAATTTTGTTAAGCTTCATCCGCGTTCCCCCATATATCACTACGATGTTTTTGACAGAAATGTGATAGAAAAATTTGGCTTCCTTTCTCACAAGAGTGTGAAGAATGTTCTGAACCGCCTTGAGGATCTTTACGCGATCATAACTCATTCCTTCATACTGCCGGTAAGATTTTATTCCTTAAAAGATGTGGCTAGAACGGTTGGATTTGAGTGGAGATTAGAAGATCTAAATGGATACGAAGCTATGAAACTCCTTACCGAATGGAAGGAAAAAAGAGATGAAGAGATCCTCGAAAAGATCGCGATGTACAACGAAGATGACTGTAGGGCCTTACTTGCGGTAAAAGAAAAAATAGGCAAAATACTTAATTCCTATTAA
- a CDS encoding PolC-type DNA polymerase III, with amino-acid sequence MKYRILTDGDFKEIPFFQEKRLPKMESIMINNGSIEIFTAPSEKSNELERILSEYLKAPVKVHTFDFNDKVSLFKDRLINQVKLLNGVLDDVKIEGKVVKIFVSNDFVKERISVNGSKHAIDELVSEFFPSMKVEIFCSKKGSLSEPKPAEMMSPPPIENGETAQRSKTGRKKTHKNVKVSLIKSLQNSGKAWIAGETFGLDFRNGKTAVLSFSLKDPSSAISCRAFGKMATDFSKAMPKYALVSGKISEDKFSHEKIMLVDSIEEWKPEFRKDEFPKKRVELHLHTTMSSMDGLVNVDELFETLKQWGHKAIAVTDHGVIQSFPAFEKASKKTGIKALYGMEAYVVDDTGEILRNGNVEGEVKNHSFVVVDFETTGLNAIDDEIIEIGAVKIENLKVVDKFHSLIKPTKEISDKSLEITGISLEDVENAPSIEEVLPKLLDFIRDSIFVAHNADFDYRFLRESAKRLGIEVNTPYIDTLQFSKSLLKLSGYGLEKVVKALNLGTFNHHRALDDTMVTAEVFLKLTDMAASKGIHTLEKLNELSKNVDIKSLYPYHMTILVKDKNGLKNLYKLVSKSHLEYFKGKPRIPKSLLQKRRKGLLIGSACTAGELAENYFGGASNDELISIASFYDFLEIMPLDVLSDDNSREITKELLKKFYLKVYSLGKALSIPVVMTGDVHFLNPEDAKVRAILQAAQDYKNFNSQGGLYLRTTQEMLDEARKIFSDSEFADDLDKVCEEVVIENTNKIADEIEELKIVDSELHPPKIDNAEETIKNQAYQEAKRRYGDPLPKAVEERLERELHSIIGNGYAVLYLIAKELVEKSKSDGYVVGSRGSVGSSLVATMLGITEVNPLPPHYYCPECHYFEFDNSVESGYDLPEKACPKCGAPLKIDGQNIPFETFMGFHGDKVPDIDLNFSGDYQSKAHKFIETLFGKRHVFRAGTISTIAERTAYGFVKGYIEKTGENLNKAEIEYLASKLTGVKRTTGQHPGGLMIVPKDMDIHSFTPIQRPANDTKSDVTTTHFDYHSIHDTLVKLDILGHDDPTTMRMLKDLTGIDPMNIPMNDKKTLGIFSSTKPLGVTKKQIGTEVGTYGIPEFGTRFVRQMLVETKPKTFGDLVRISGLSHGTDVWANNAQNIIKSGKATLEEVIACRDDIMNYLITKGVDPSMSFKIMEKVRKGKKLEEEDLNIMKEKGVPAWYVNSCKKIKYLFPKAHAVAYVSMAFRIAYFKVHHPLAFYATYLTIKGGEFDIKVVKGGLEWVNLELQRLAREGAANVKEKAKQSVLEICREMMIRGFGFKNVDIFKSSATKFTIEDKDLRVPLNKVPGLGEKVAASIEAERKKKMFRSVEDLRKRTLINKTHLKILRELGALKDLPENDQITLM; translated from the coding sequence ATGAAATATAGAATACTCACAGATGGAGATTTCAAAGAGATACCATTTTTTCAGGAAAAACGTTTACCAAAGATGGAAAGTATCATGATAAATAATGGCTCTATTGAGATATTTACCGCCCCTAGCGAAAAAAGCAACGAATTGGAAAGGATCCTTTCTGAATACCTGAAGGCACCCGTAAAAGTTCACACTTTCGATTTCAACGATAAGGTTTCTCTTTTCAAGGATAGGCTTATTAATCAAGTCAAGCTTTTGAATGGCGTACTCGATGATGTAAAAATTGAAGGAAAAGTGGTAAAGATATTCGTTTCAAATGACTTTGTAAAAGAAAGAATAAGCGTGAACGGTTCTAAGCATGCCATAGATGAGCTGGTTTCAGAGTTCTTCCCGTCAATGAAAGTCGAGATCTTTTGTTCTAAAAAAGGAAGCCTTTCAGAGCCAAAACCAGCCGAAATGATGAGCCCGCCTCCTATAGAAAATGGAGAGACTGCTCAACGATCGAAAACAGGAAGGAAGAAAACTCATAAGAACGTGAAAGTTTCTCTTATAAAATCCCTTCAGAATTCCGGAAAAGCTTGGATAGCCGGTGAAACATTTGGTTTGGATTTCAGAAACGGAAAAACGGCCGTCCTCTCATTTTCTTTGAAAGACCCTTCTTCTGCCATATCATGTAGAGCGTTTGGAAAGATGGCAACGGATTTTTCAAAAGCAATGCCGAAATATGCGTTGGTCTCAGGAAAAATATCCGAAGACAAATTCAGCCATGAGAAGATCATGCTTGTCGACTCTATTGAAGAATGGAAACCGGAATTTAGAAAAGATGAATTCCCAAAGAAAAGGGTGGAACTTCATCTTCATACAACCATGTCTTCGATGGATGGGCTTGTCAACGTCGATGAACTTTTTGAAACTTTGAAACAATGGGGACATAAAGCGATTGCCGTAACAGATCATGGCGTAATTCAATCATTCCCCGCTTTTGAAAAGGCAAGCAAAAAAACAGGCATAAAAGCTTTGTATGGCATGGAAGCTTACGTTGTGGATGATACAGGTGAAATATTAAGGAACGGAAATGTCGAAGGTGAAGTAAAAAATCACAGCTTCGTCGTTGTGGACTTTGAAACGACAGGATTAAATGCCATAGACGACGAAATAATCGAAATAGGCGCCGTAAAGATAGAAAATTTAAAGGTAGTCGATAAATTTCATTCTCTTATCAAACCAACTAAAGAAATATCGGACAAGTCTTTGGAAATAACCGGAATATCCCTTGAAGACGTAGAAAATGCTCCTTCAATAGAAGAAGTTTTGCCAAAGCTTTTGGATTTCATAAGAGATTCGATATTCGTGGCTCATAATGCCGACTTCGACTATCGTTTTCTCAGAGAAAGTGCAAAAAGGTTGGGAATAGAAGTTAATACGCCTTACATAGATACGCTGCAATTCTCCAAGTCCCTGTTAAAACTTTCAGGCTATGGTCTTGAAAAAGTCGTGAAAGCTCTCAATTTGGGAACGTTTAATCATCATAGGGCACTTGACGACACTATGGTAACGGCAGAAGTTTTTCTGAAACTGACCGACATGGCCGCCTCAAAAGGAATTCATACCCTTGAAAAACTGAACGAATTGTCCAAAAACGTCGATATAAAATCGTTGTACCCTTATCATATGACCATTCTCGTTAAGGACAAAAATGGTCTTAAAAATCTTTACAAGTTGGTGAGCAAGTCTCATCTCGAATATTTCAAAGGAAAACCAAGAATTCCAAAATCTTTGCTTCAAAAGAGGCGAAAGGGACTTTTGATAGGTTCCGCATGTACGGCTGGGGAACTGGCCGAAAACTACTTCGGAGGAGCCAGTAACGACGAGCTTATCAGCATAGCTTCATTTTATGACTTCCTCGAAATTATGCCTTTGGATGTTCTCAGCGATGATAATTCCCGAGAGATAACAAAAGAATTGCTCAAGAAATTCTATCTCAAGGTTTACTCATTGGGTAAAGCCCTTTCCATACCTGTCGTTATGACGGGAGATGTCCACTTCTTAAATCCAGAAGATGCGAAGGTAAGGGCCATTTTACAAGCTGCCCAAGATTACAAAAATTTCAATTCGCAAGGTGGATTGTATTTGAGAACAACTCAAGAAATGTTAGACGAGGCGAGAAAAATATTCTCTGATTCTGAGTTCGCAGATGATCTGGATAAAGTATGTGAAGAAGTGGTTATAGAAAACACAAACAAGATAGCGGATGAAATAGAAGAATTGAAAATAGTGGATTCAGAGTTACATCCTCCAAAGATCGACAACGCGGAGGAAACGATTAAAAATCAGGCATACCAAGAGGCAAAAAGAAGATATGGTGATCCTCTTCCAAAAGCCGTTGAAGAAAGACTTGAAAGGGAACTTCATTCTATAATAGGTAACGGATATGCGGTGCTTTACCTCATAGCCAAAGAATTAGTCGAAAAATCGAAATCAGACGGTTATGTGGTTGGTTCTAGGGGCTCCGTGGGGTCTTCGCTTGTTGCAACGATGTTGGGAATAACAGAGGTTAACCCACTACCGCCGCATTACTACTGCCCAGAATGCCATTATTTCGAATTTGATAATTCCGTGGAATCCGGATACGATTTGCCAGAAAAAGCTTGCCCGAAGTGTGGTGCACCTCTGAAAATAGATGGACAAAATATTCCTTTTGAAACTTTCATGGGCTTCCATGGCGATAAAGTCCCCGATATAGATCTTAATTTCTCTGGAGATTATCAATCAAAAGCTCATAAGTTTATAGAGACCCTTTTTGGCAAAAGACATGTGTTCAGGGCGGGAACCATCTCTACCATCGCGGAACGAACGGCTTATGGCTTTGTAAAGGGCTACATTGAAAAAACTGGAGAGAACCTAAACAAAGCTGAAATTGAGTATCTGGCTTCAAAACTCACAGGGGTTAAAAGGACAACTGGCCAACATCCTGGTGGATTGATGATAGTTCCAAAAGACATGGACATTCACAGTTTCACACCTATTCAAAGGCCGGCCAACGACACGAAGAGTGATGTTACGACTACCCATTTCGATTACCATTCCATACACGATACCCTTGTAAAACTTGACATACTAGGTCATGACGATCCTACTACTATGAGAATGTTAAAAGATTTAACGGGCATAGATCCGATGAACATACCTATGAACGACAAAAAAACGCTTGGCATCTTTTCTTCTACCAAACCGTTAGGCGTTACCAAAAAACAGATCGGTACGGAAGTAGGAACTTATGGAATCCCCGAATTCGGTACAAGATTTGTGCGTCAAATGTTGGTTGAAACTAAACCAAAGACTTTTGGTGACCTGGTGAGGATATCCGGTCTTTCACACGGCACCGATGTGTGGGCAAATAACGCCCAGAACATCATCAAGTCGGGAAAGGCAACGCTGGAAGAGGTTATCGCTTGCCGTGACGACATAATGAATTATCTCATCACAAAAGGCGTAGATCCATCTATGTCTTTCAAAATAATGGAAAAGGTCAGGAAAGGGAAAAAACTGGAAGAGGAAGATCTGAATATCATGAAGGAAAAAGGCGTCCCAGCATGGTATGTTAATTCCTGTAAAAAGATCAAATACCTTTTCCCTAAAGCCCATGCCGTTGCTTATGTTAGCATGGCATTTAGAATAGCGTATTTCAAAGTGCATCATCCTCTTGCGTTCTATGCCACTTATCTCACCATTAAAGGTGGAGAATTCGATATAAAAGTGGTAAAAGGTGGTTTGGAGTGGGTTAACCTCGAACTTCAACGGTTGGCAAGAGAAGGAGCTGCAAATGTCAAAGAAAAAGCAAAGCAAAGCGTCTTGGAAATTTGTCGTGAAATGATGATAAGAGGGTTCGGCTTCAAGAATGTTGATATTTTCAAATCAAGTGCCACCAAATTCACCATAGAAGACAAAGATTTACGTGTCCCTCTGAACAAAGTTCCAGGCCTTGGAGAAAAAGTAGCAGCTTCCATAGAGGCAGAAAGAAAGAAGAAGATGTTCCGCTCCGTAGAAGATTTAAGGAAGAGAACGCTCATAAACAAAACTCATCTTAAGATCTTGCGGGAACTTGGAGCGTTAAAAGATTTACCAGAAAACGATCAGATAACTCTGATGTGA
- the ruvC gene encoding crossover junction endodeoxyribonuclease RuvC: MQNKKRRILGVDPGFGIVGYGVIDVYGQTENMITYGAIRTSAHDAIPKRIEKIYDELSKILTEYQPDEAAVEELYFFRNVTTAISVGEARGVILLALEKFGINIYEYTPMEVKLSVTSYGKATKRQVQEMVRVILNMDDIPRPDDAADALAIALCHAHQLL; this comes from the coding sequence ATGCAGAATAAAAAAAGAAGAATTCTTGGTGTTGATCCCGGATTTGGAATAGTTGGATATGGGGTTATTGATGTTTATGGCCAAACAGAAAACATGATAACTTACGGTGCGATACGGACTTCTGCACACGATGCGATTCCCAAAAGGATAGAAAAGATATATGACGAACTTTCAAAGATATTAACGGAATATCAGCCGGATGAAGCGGCAGTGGAAGAACTGTACTTCTTCAGAAACGTTACCACGGCTATATCCGTGGGAGAAGCAAGAGGTGTTATCCTTTTGGCCTTGGAGAAATTTGGAATAAATATATACGAATACACCCCTATGGAAGTAAAACTTTCTGTTACAAGTTATGGAAAAGCCACAAAGAGACAAGTACAAGAAATGGTAAGGGTGATTTTGAACATGGATGACATACCGCGTCCTGATGACGCGGCGGATGCGTTGGCGATAGCTTTGTGCCACGCCCATCAATTGCTGTAA
- a CDS encoding C13 family peptidase, producing the protein MKFAILLFLLVATLALILSSCFLLDMLQGGYEKATQIVVNDVLPQQLALTPNATYICSRLEDPIASGTIITPNKVKSSDAKESSIVVRDWIIAKEESYFFYLDLNPGALYAHPVKYILVSKSGSVTVLPAQWLPKINGEIPPELNRTIPATHLVVKSNITLYRPEGIHMIYDFPIIQLEQSEGVIIVQGLRQNENLFSFAEDAYLEVLHFFQAYKNARTYGTVEIKTLEQYDAVNVLGAIDYMANKYGLVTIYIIAHGNVNYVRLGGYGFTAYQFKNKMAAHPYTSFNFLLGSCHSGSFINTLSSLSNVRMMSTAARSDEPAWPDWDHYGSVTDYNPSDVGTEWTSSLFQRAKTIIESSTKWTAVKNYASANKIWTTSALLYQAHMGALGSNHSYGFYLNLDLCSRVNKENPQVYKSW; encoded by the coding sequence TTGAAATTTGCCATTTTGTTGTTTTTGCTGGTGGCGACGCTAGCCTTGATTTTGAGTTCATGTTTTCTTTTAGACATGTTGCAAGGGGGGTATGAAAAAGCAACTCAGATCGTTGTGAATGACGTCCTTCCTCAACAACTTGCTTTAACTCCAAATGCCACTTACATATGCTCAAGACTGGAGGATCCGATTGCGAGTGGAACGATAATAACTCCTAACAAAGTTAAGAGTAGTGACGCGAAAGAGAGTAGCATAGTAGTTCGTGATTGGATCATCGCGAAAGAAGAATCGTATTTCTTCTACCTTGATCTCAATCCAGGCGCCCTTTATGCCCATCCTGTTAAATACATATTGGTGTCAAAATCCGGAAGTGTTACCGTTCTTCCCGCACAATGGCTACCTAAAATCAACGGTGAAATACCACCAGAGTTAAATCGTACAATTCCAGCAACACATCTTGTGGTCAAATCTAACATAACCCTTTACCGTCCAGAAGGGATACACATGATATACGATTTTCCGATCATACAGCTCGAACAAAGTGAAGGCGTCATCATAGTTCAAGGCCTTAGACAAAATGAAAATCTCTTTAGCTTCGCAGAAGATGCTTACCTCGAGGTTTTGCATTTCTTCCAAGCCTATAAAAACGCCAGAACGTATGGAACGGTGGAAATAAAAACTCTTGAGCAATACGATGCGGTTAACGTTTTGGGAGCGATAGATTACATGGCGAACAAATATGGATTGGTCACCATATACATAATAGCCCACGGAAACGTGAATTACGTGAGGTTGGGAGGGTATGGATTTACGGCCTATCAATTTAAAAATAAAATGGCCGCTCATCCATACACCAGTTTTAACTTCTTGCTTGGTTCCTGCCACAGCGGAAGTTTTATAAACACTCTGAGCTCCCTTTCAAACGTAAGAATGATGTCGACTGCCGCGAGATCAGACGAACCTGCCTGGCCTGATTGGGACCATTACGGATCGGTAACCGACTACAATCCTTCCGATGTTGGAACAGAGTGGACAAGTTCACTTTTTCAGAGAGCAAAAACGATCATAGAAAGTTCAACGAAATGGACGGCTGTAAAGAATTACGCAAGTGCCAACAAGATATGGACCACATCTGCCCTTTTATACCAGGCGCATATGGGAGCCCTGGGTTCAAATCATTCTTACGGATTCTACCTCAATTTAGATCTTTGCAGTAGGGTAAACAAAGAAAATCCTCAAGTCTACAAATCCTGGTAA
- a CDS encoding pseudouridine-5'-phosphate glycosidase: protein MRSFLELSPEVKNAIESNAPVVALESTIISHGMPYPKNLETALSLENVVREHDAIPATIAVIDGKIKVGLSREELEFMAKAKDVLKLSRMDLPYAISQKKNGATTVAATMICAHLAGIKVFATGGVGGVHRSVEKTFDISADLFELSKTPVLVVSAGVKSILDIPKTLEVLETLGVTVVGYKTEDFPSFYSRSSGSKLYMRVDTPKEAANLFETRMKMGIDGGMLLANPISKEEEIEPEKISIVIKEALLLAEKKGISGKDVTPFLLSKIVEKLPQALDANISLVKSNAALAAEVAKNL from the coding sequence ATGAGGAGTTTTTTGGAGCTTTCTCCAGAAGTTAAAAATGCAATTGAGAGCAACGCACCCGTGGTAGCACTTGAATCTACGATCATATCCCATGGGATGCCCTATCCAAAGAATTTAGAAACGGCACTTTCATTGGAAAACGTGGTGCGCGAACACGATGCCATTCCAGCAACCATCGCCGTAATTGATGGCAAAATAAAAGTCGGACTATCCAGGGAAGAGCTTGAATTCATGGCAAAAGCAAAAGATGTTTTGAAACTCAGCAGGATGGATCTACCATACGCCATTTCTCAAAAAAAGAATGGTGCCACTACCGTGGCGGCAACGATGATCTGTGCACATTTGGCTGGCATAAAAGTCTTTGCCACAGGAGGAGTCGGAGGCGTTCACAGGAGCGTGGAAAAAACGTTCGATATTTCTGCTGATCTCTTTGAATTATCCAAAACACCAGTTTTGGTCGTCTCTGCTGGGGTGAAATCGATACTTGACATACCAAAAACCCTGGAAGTGTTGGAAACATTGGGAGTAACAGTTGTTGGATACAAAACTGAGGATTTTCCCTCTTTTTATTCTCGCTCAAGTGGCTCAAAGCTTTACATGCGCGTGGATACTCCAAAAGAAGCTGCCAATCTTTTTGAAACAAGAATGAAAATGGGTATTGATGGTGGAATGTTGCTGGCAAATCCAATATCCAAAGAGGAAGAGATAGAACCCGAAAAGATAAGTATAGTGATAAAAGAAGCACTTTTACTTGCTGAAAAGAAAGGAATAAGTGGCAAGGATGTTACTCCTTTCTTGCTTTCAAAGATAGTGGAGAAGCTTCCACAAGCGCTCGATGCAAATATCTCACTTGTGAAATCAAATGCCGCTTTGGCAGCAGAAGTTGCAAAGAACTTGTGA
- a CDS encoding macro domain-containing protein codes for MKTIKIGNTSLIVDQCDITKEKADAIVNAANSHLAHGGGVALAIARAGGDIINKESREYVQKNGPVPTGNVAVTSAGKMPSKYVIHTVGPIWGEGEEDEKLESAFYNSLAKADEMGLKSIVFPAVSSGIYGFPKERCAKIFFKTVEKFLEGKTTTLELIKMCLFSKKDYDIFAKVMEGVEK; via the coding sequence ATGAAAACCATAAAAATTGGTAATACATCACTTATCGTGGATCAATGCGATATAACAAAGGAAAAAGCAGATGCAATAGTGAATGCCGCCAATTCCCATCTTGCCCATGGAGGAGGAGTTGCATTGGCTATAGCGAGGGCAGGAGGCGATATCATAAATAAAGAATCTAGGGAGTATGTTCAAAAAAACGGTCCTGTCCCAACAGGAAATGTGGCGGTTACCTCTGCTGGAAAGATGCCGTCAAAATATGTAATTCACACCGTTGGGCCAATCTGGGGAGAAGGCGAAGAAGATGAAAAACTGGAAAGCGCTTTTTACAATTCTTTGGCAAAAGCAGACGAGATGGGACTGAAGAGCATCGTGTTTCCGGCTGTAAGTTCAGGAATATATGGTTTCCCAAAAGAAAGATGTGCTAAGATCTTCTTCAAAACGGTTGAAAAATTCTTGGAGGGGAAAACCACCACATTGGAACTCATTAAGATGTGTTTGTTTTCCAAGAAAGATTACGACATATTCGCAAAAGTCATGGAAGGGGTGGAAAAATGA
- a CDS encoding ABC transporter ATP-binding protein: MGTFTLKVQNLSKKFGKLSVIEGWSFDVKRGEKLTLFGPSGCGKTTFLRIVSGLEKPTFGEIQISSQKIGMVFQEPTLIPWKNVIDNLRFVRKNDEKIRNVLKKMNLSSFETYFPSSLSGGMKQRVNLARALLVNPDLLILDEPFFSLDLATKMEIMKDIKRMHEKIGFTLLMVTHDVKEAIYISDRIILLSPRPSHILKEFPISLKDEERDFSHPSFITLEGEFIKEILSRTSGV, encoded by the coding sequence ATGGGAACTTTCACTTTAAAGGTGCAGAATCTTTCAAAAAAATTCGGGAAGCTCTCCGTAATCGAAGGGTGGAGCTTTGACGTTAAAAGGGGAGAAAAGCTGACCCTCTTTGGACCTTCCGGTTGTGGCAAAACGACATTTTTAAGAATCGTGAGTGGTTTGGAAAAGCCGACTTTTGGAGAGATTCAAATTTCTTCTCAAAAGATTGGAATGGTTTTTCAGGAACCAACTCTTATCCCCTGGAAAAATGTCATCGATAACCTTCGTTTTGTCAGAAAAAATGATGAGAAAATCAGAAATGTCCTCAAAAAGATGAATTTATCTTCTTTTGAAACGTATTTCCCTTCATCTTTAAGTGGGGGAATGAAGCAAAGAGTTAACCTTGCACGGGCTCTGTTGGTAAATCCAGACCTTCTCATACTAGATGAACCCTTCTTTTCTTTGGATCTTGCAACGAAAATGGAAATAATGAAGGATATCAAAAGAATGCATGAAAAAATCGGTTTTACACTTCTTATGGTTACTCATGATGTGAAAGAAGCCATTTACATCTCTGATAGAATTATTCTCCTATCTCCTAGGCCTTCACACATTTTAAAGGAATTTCCCATATCTCTTAAAGACGAAGAAAGAGATTTTTCTCATCCCTCTTTCATCACTTTAGAAGGGGAGTTTATAAAAGAGATACTCTCGCGCACATCAGGAGTTTAG
- a CDS encoding ABC transporter permease, translated as MKTLIGIATLLLAWQIISLMIGATLILPTPYQTFEALIKLFGEVDTFSAILSTIWKSFLTLLLVMGIGIPIGVVMGSNDSLYEFIRPGVMVIQSVPIISWLALVIFLWGIGWRGPILISFLSLLPTAIFTSASGMKNVDKSLLEMAKVYNVSKKDVLKDVYLGSIMPFILATFEVSVGSVWKVMIMAEYLCGGSGIGVLISWARQYVDVPQIYALTLIAVIIGLSTERISRFYAKKAFKKWELSL; from the coding sequence TTGAAAACGTTAATAGGTATTGCAACCTTACTCTTAGCGTGGCAAATCATTTCCTTAATGATCGGGGCCACGCTAATTCTTCCCACGCCCTATCAAACATTCGAGGCATTGATTAAATTATTTGGAGAGGTTGACACGTTCAGCGCCATACTTTCTACGATCTGGAAATCTTTTCTTACTCTCTTGTTGGTGATGGGAATCGGGATTCCAATAGGAGTGGTAATGGGATCAAACGATTCACTGTATGAGTTCATACGCCCAGGTGTAATGGTAATTCAATCGGTTCCCATCATTTCATGGTTGGCGTTGGTTATATTCTTGTGGGGCATAGGATGGAGAGGTCCAATTCTTATAAGCTTTCTTTCCCTTCTTCCCACGGCCATTTTCACAAGTGCGTCGGGAATGAAAAACGTGGATAAATCTCTTTTGGAAATGGCAAAAGTTTACAACGTTTCAAAAAAGGACGTCTTGAAAGATGTATACCTGGGCTCAATAATGCCTTTCATTTTGGCAACATTTGAAGTAAGTGTAGGAAGCGTGTGGAAGGTTATGATAATGGCAGAATATCTCTGTGGAGGAAGTGGAATAGGTGTCCTAATCTCTTGGGCAAGGCAATACGTTGATGTACCACAAATATATGCTCTAACGCTTATTGCAGTTATAATAGGTTTGAGTACAGAAAGGATTTCGCGTTTTTATGCAAAGAAGGCCTTCAAAAAATGGGAACTTTCACTTTAA